The following are encoded together in the Chlorocebus sabaeus isolate Y175 chromosome 20, mChlSab1.0.hap1, whole genome shotgun sequence genome:
- the AHDC1 gene encoding LOW QUALITY PROTEIN: transcription factor Gibbin (The sequence of the model RefSeq protein was modified relative to this genomic sequence to represent the inferred CDS: deleted 2 bases in 2 codons) yields the protein MRVKPQGLVVTSSAVCSSPDYLREPKYYPGGPPTPRPLLPTRPPASPPDKAFSTHAFSENPRPPPRRDPSTRRPPVLAKGDDPLPPRAARPVSQARCPTPAGDGSSSRRCWDNGRVNLRPVVQLIDIMKDLTRLSQDLQHSGVHLDCGGLRLSRPPAPPPGDLQYSFFSSPSLANSIRSPEERATPHAKSERPSHPLYEPEPEPRDSPQPGQGHSPGATAVATGLPPEPEPDSTDYSELADADILSELASLTCPEAQLLEAQALEPPSPEPEPQLLDPQPRFLDPQALEPLGEALELPPLQPLADPLGLPGLALQALDTLPDSLESQLLDPQALDPLPKLLDVPGRRLEPQQPLGHCPLAEPLRLDLCSPHGPPGPEGHPKYALRRTDRPKILCRRRKAGRGRKADAGPEGRLLPLPMPTGLAAALAEPPPPPPPPPPALPGPGPVSVPELKPESSQTPVVSTRKGKCRGVRRMVVKMAKIPVSLGRRNKTTYKVSSLSSSLSVEGKELGLRVSAEPTPLLKMKNNGRNVVVVFPPGEMPIILKRKRGRPPKNLLLGPGKPKEPAVVAAEAATVAAATMAMPEVKKRRRRKQKLASPQPSYAADANDSKAEYSDVLAKLAFLNRQSQCAGRCSPPRCWTPSEPESVHQAPDTQSISHFLHRVQGFRRRGGKAGGFGGRGGGHAAKSARCSFSDFFEGIGKKKKVVAVAAAGVGGPGLTELGHPRKRGRGEVDAVTGKPKRKRRSRKNGTLFPEQVPSGPGFGEAGAEWAGDKGGGWAPHHGHPGGQAGRNCGFQGTEARAFASTGLESGASGRGSYYSTGAPSGQTELSQERQNLFTGYFRSLLDSDDSSDLLDFALSASRPESRKASGTYAGPPTSTLPAQRGLATFPSRGAKASPVAVGSGGAGADTSFQPVLPTRQTFPPGRAASYGLTPATSDCRAAETFPKLAPPPSAVARSPTTHPPANTYLPQYGGYGAGQSVFAPAKPFTGQDCANSKDCSFAYGSGNSLPASPSSAHSAGYAPPPTGGPCLPPSKASFFNSSEGTPFSGSAPTPLRCDSRASTVSPGGYMVPKGTTASATSAASAASSSSSSFQPSPENCRQFAGASQWPFRQGYGGLDWASEAFSQLYNPSFDCHVSEPNVILDISNYTPQKVKQQTAVSETFSESSSDSTQFNQPVGGGGFRRANSEASSSEGQSSLSSLEKLMMDWNEASSAPGYNWNQSVLFQSSSKPGRGRRKKVDLFEASHLGFPTSASAAASGYPSKRSTGPRQPRGGRGGGACSAKKERGGAAAKAKFIPKPQPVNPLFQDSPDLGLDYYSGDSSMSPLPSQSRAFGVGERDPCDFIGPYSMNPSTPSDGTFGQGFHCDSPSLGAPELDGKHFPPLAHPPTVFDAGLQKAYSPTCSPTLGFKEELRPPPTKLAACEPLKHGLQGASLGHAAAAQAHLSCRDLPLGQAHYDSPSCKGTAYWYPPGSAARSPPYEGKVGTGLLADFLGRTEAACLSAPHLASPPATPKADKEPLEMARPPGPPRGPAAAAAGYGCPLLSDLTLSPVPRDSLLPLQDTAYRYPGFMPQAHPGLGGGPKSGFLGPMAEPHPEDTFTVTSL from the exons ATGCGTGTGAAGCCCCAGGGCCTGGTGGTGACTTCCAGTGCCGTGTGCAGCTCTCCTGACTACCTCCGGGAGCCCAAGTACTACCCCGGCGGCCCCCCCACTCCCCGGCCCCTGCTTCCCACCCGGCCCCCTGCCAGCCCACCCGACAAGGCCTTCTCCACCCACGCCTTCTCCGAGAACCCACGCCCACCCCCACGCCGGGACCCCAGCACCCGGCGCCCACCAGTCCTTGCCAAGGGGGACGACCCGCTGCCCCCACGGGCAGCCCGTCCTGTCTCACAGGCCCGCTGCCCCACACCGGCCGGAGACGGCAGCAGCTCCCGACGCTGCTGGGACAACGGGCGGGTGAACCTGCGACCAGTAGTGCAGCTGATTGACATCATGAAGGACCTGACACGCCTCTCCCAGGACCTGCAGCACAGTGGTGTACACCTGGACTGTGGTGGGCTCCGACTGAGCCGCCCGCCTGCACCGCCACCCGGCGACCTACAATACAGCTTCTTCTCCTCACCCAGTTTGGCCAACAGCATCCGTAGCCCTGAGGAGCGGGCCACCCCACACGCCAAGTCAGAGCGGCCCAGCCACCCCCTCTACGAGCCTGAGCCTGAGCCTAGGGATAGTCCCCAGCCTGGCCAAGGCCATAGTCCCGGAGCCACGGCTGTGGCCACAGGTCTGCCCCCAGAGCCTGAGCCGGACAGCACTGATTACTCAGAACTTGCTGACGCCGACATCCTTAGTGAGCTGGCCTCCCTCACTTGCCCAGAGGCCCAGCTGCTAGAGGCCCAGGCCCTCGAGCCACCATCTCCTGAGCCAGAGCCTCAGCTCCTGGACCCCCAGCCCCGCTTCCTGGACCCGCAGGCACTAGAGCCGCTCGGGGAAGCTCTGGAGCTGCCACCCCTGCAACCTCTTGCTGATCCTCTGGGGCTGCCGGGCCTGGCTCTCCAGGCCCTGGACACCTTGCCTGACTCCTTGGAGTCGCAGCTGCTTGACCCCCAGGCACTCGACCCCCTGCCCAAGCTGCTTGACGTCCCAGGTCGCCGTCTggagccccagcagcccctgggGCACTGCCCACTGGCCGAGCCCTTGCGCCTGGACTTGTGCTCACCGCACGGCCCCCCTGGGCCTGAGGGTCACCCCAAGTACGCCTTGCGGCGTACTGATAGGCCAAAGATCCTGTGTCGCCGGCGGAAAGCCGGACGGGGGCGCAAGGCGGACGCCGGACCCGAGGGCCGCCTACTGCCCCTGCCTATGCCCACGGGGCTGGCAGCCGCCCTGGCCGAA CCCCCACCGCCACCGCCGCCTCCACCCCCTGCCCTGCCAGGCCCAGGCCCGGTCTCAGTCCCAGAATTGAAGCCAGAATCTTCCCAGACCCCAGTGGTCTCTACCCGCAAAGGCAAGTGCCGAGGCGTGCGGCGCATGGTGGTGAAGATGGCCAAGATCCCCGTATCGCTTGGGCGACGGAACAAGACCACATACAAAGTGTCTTCCTTGAGCAGCAGCCTGAGTGTGGAGGGCAAGGAGCTAGGCCTGCGTGTGTCAGCTGAGCCCACCCCGCTGCTGAAGATGAAGAACAACGGGCGGAACGTGGTAGTGGTCTTCCCACCCGGTGAGATGCCCATTATTCTTAAGCGTAAGCGCGGCCGCCCTCCTAAGAACCTGCTGCTGGGTCCTGGCAAGCCCAAggagccagctgtggtggcggcCGAGGCAGCCACTGTGGCAGCAGCCACCATGGCCATGCCAGAGGTGAAGAAACGACGGCGGCGGAAGCAGAAGCTGGCATCTCCCCAGCCGTCCTATGCGGCAGACGCCAACGACAGCAAGGCTGAGTACTCAGACGTCCTGGCCAAGCTGGCCTTCCTGAACCGCCAGAGCCAGTGCGCTGGACGGTGCTCGCCA CCCCGCTGCTGGACACCCAGTGAGCCGGAGTCAGTGCACCAGGCCCCTGACACCCAGAGCATCTCCCACTTCCTGCATCGTGTGCAGGGCTTCCGGCGGCGTGGGGGCAAAGCAGGTGGTTTTGGTGGCCGGGGTGGGGGCCATGCGGCCAAGTCAGCCCGATGCTCCTTCAGTGACTTCTTTGAGGGCATTGGCAAGAAAAAGAAGGTGGTAGCCGTGGCAGCCGCTGGGGTGGGGGGCCCTGGCCTTACCGAGTTGGGGCACCCACGCAAACGGGGCCGGGGGGAGGTAGATGCTGTGACTGGGAAGCCAAAGCGCAAGAGACGGTCCCGGAAGAATGGGACTCTGTTCCCAGAGCAGGTGCCCAGTGGCCCAGGCTTTGGGGAGGCAGGTGCCGAGTGGGCCGGAGATAAGGGTGGTGGCTGGGCCCCTCACCATGGGCACCCAGGCGGGCAAGCTGGCCGAAACTGTGGGTTTCAGGGGACCGAGGCCCGGGCCTTTGCCTCCACTGGGCTGGAGAGCGGAGCCTCAGGCCGTGGCAGCTACTACAGCACGGGCGCACCCTCAGGCCAGACCGAGCTCAGCCAGGAGCGCCAAAACCTCTTCACCGGCTACTTTCGCTCGCTGCTCGATTCGGATGACTCCTCCGATCTCTTGGACTTTGCCCTCTCAGCCTCTCGCCCAGAGTCCCGGAAGGCATCAGGCACCTATGCAGGGCCACCCACCAGCACCCTACCTGCCCAACGGGGCCTTGCCACCTTCCCTAGCCGGGGAGCCAAGGCCAGCCCAGTGGCAGTGGGTAGTGGTGGGGCTGGGGCGGACACCTCCTTCCAGCCTGTCCTGCCCACGCGCCAGACCTTCCCACCAGGACGGGCAGCGAGCTATGGGCTAACTCCGGCCACTTCAGACTGCCGGGCAGCCGAGACCTTCCCCAAGCTGGCTCCCCCGCCCTCAGCCGTGGCCCGCTCACCTACCACCCACCCGCCTGCCAACACCTACCTGCCCCAGTATGGTGGCTACGGGGCTGGACAAAGCGTATTTGCCCCGGCTAAGCCCTTTACAGGCCAGGACTGCGCTAACAGCAAGGACTGCAGCTTTGCCTATGGCAGCGGCAACAGCCTCCCTGCCTCACCCAGCAGCGCCCACAGCGCCGGCTATGCCCCACCGCCTACCGGGGGCCCCTGCCTGCCACCAAGCAAGGCCTCCTTCTTCAACAGCTCTGAGGGGACCCCCTTCTCTGGTTCAGCCCCCACTCCCCTGCGCTGTGACAGCCGGGCCAGCACAGTCTCGCCCGGTGGCTACATGGTGCCCAAGGGcaccacagcctctgccacctctgcagcctctgccgcctcctcctcctcttcctccttccagcCCTCGCCCGAGAACTGTCGGCAGTTTGCGGGGGCTTCTCAGTGGCCTTTCCGGCAGGGCTATGGAGGCCTGGACTGGGCCTCAGAGGCCTTTAGTCAGCTCTACAATCCCAGTTTTGACTGCCACGTCAGCGAGCCGAACGTGATCCTGGACATCTCCAACTACACACCACAGAAGGTGAAGCAGCAGACGGCTGTGTCGGAGACCTTCTCCGAGTCATCCTCCGACAGCACCCAGTTCAATCAGCCGGTTGGTGGCGGTGGGTTTCGGCGTGCCAACAGCGAGGCCTCAAGTAGTGAGGGCCAGTCGAGCCTGTCCAGCCTGGAGAAACTGATGATGGACTGGAACGAGGCATCATCTGCCCCCGGCTACAACTGGAACCAGAGTGTCCTCTTTCAGAGTAGCTCCAAGCCGGGCCGTGGACGGCGGAAGAAGGTGGACCTGTTCGAGGCCTCACATCTGGGCTTCCCCACATCCGCCTCTGCCGCTGCCTCAGGCTACCCATCCAAACGGAGCACTGGGCCCCGGCAGCCGCGAGGTGGACGGGGCGGTGGGGCCTGCTCAGCCAAGAAGGAGCGAGGTGGCGCAGCGGCCAAAGCCAAGTTCATCCCCAAGCCACAGCCGGTCAACCCACTGTTCCAGGACAGTCCTGACCTAGGCCTGGACTACTATAGCGGGGACAGCAGCATGTCACCACTGCCCTCACAGTCGAGGGCCTTCGGCGTGGGAGAGCGAGACCCCTGTGACTTCATAGGACCCTACTCCATGAACCCGTCCACGCCTTCCGATGGCACCTTCGGCCAAGGCTTCCACTGCGACTCGCCCAGCCTGGGTGCTCCCGAGCTTGATGGCAAGCATTTCCCACCGCTGGCCCACCCGCCCACGGTGTTTGACGCCGGCCTGCAGAAGGCATACTCGCCCACCTGCTCACCTACACTGGGCTTCAAGGAAGAGCTGCGGCCACCGCCCACCAAGCTGGCTGCCTGCGAGCCCCTCAAGCATGGGCTCCAGggggccagcctgggccacgcAGCTGCAGCCCAGGCCCACCTGAGCTGCCGGGACCTGCCGCTGGGCCAGGCCCACTACGATTCCCCCAGCTGCAAGGGCACAGCATATTGGTACCCTCCAGGCTCGGCTGCCCGCAGCCCGCCCTATGAAGGCAAGGTGGGTACAGGGCTGCTGGCTGACTTCCTGGGCAGGACGGAGGCCGCGTGCCTCAGTGCCCCTCACCTGGCTAGCCCACCAGCCACGCCCAAGGCCGACAAGGAGCCACTGGAAATGGCCCGGCCCCCTGGCCCACCCCGTGgccctgctgcagctgctgctggctATGGCTGCCCACTCCTTAGTGACTTGACCCTGTCCCCCGTGCCGAGGGACTCGCTGCTGCCCCTGCAGGACACCGCCTACAGGTACCCAGGCTTTATGCCCCAGGCGCATCCTGGCCTGGGTGGGGGCCCCAAGAGCGGCTTCCTGGGGCCCATGGCGGAACCTCACCCCGAGGACACATTCACCGTCACGTCCCTGTAG